One Pyrenophora tritici-repentis strain M4 chromosome 5, whole genome shotgun sequence DNA window includes the following coding sequences:
- a CDS encoding SRP9-21 domain containing protein — protein MPYFTTSAEWLEQSSLLLKARPTSTRITSKYTVLKPTPSKIAKRKAYEAKRASRPADTTRTSSPPPQSQDVEEVTVTFTLKTYDPASGTSLKYETTKGAEVGRLIGNLGRLGRHMAALPELAEESAAGEGASAPQADESGDVKMGGVPADPKAGTGTGGKKKKKGKK, from the exons ATGCCCTACTTCACCACCAGCGCCGAGTGGTTAGAGCAGTCGTCGCTACTGCTTAAAGCACGCCCAACTTCC ACACGAATCACGTCCAAATACACCGTGTTGAAGCCCACGCCATCCAAAATCGCAAAGCGAAAAGCCTACGAGGCCAAGAGGGCATCAAGACCCGCTGACACAACGCGGACGTCGTCGCCGCCGCCGCAATCGCAAGACGTCGAGGAAGTCACGGTTACCTTTACATTGAAGACATACGACCCGGCATCGGGAACGTCATTGAAATATGAGACAACCAAGGGTGCAGAGGTTGGAAGGCTAATCGGGAACTTGGGGAGACTAGGTCGACACATGGCCGCGCTCCCGGAGCTTGCAGAAGAGTCAGCTGCCGGTGAGGGCGCATCAGCACCACAGGCTGATGAGAGCGGAGATGTCAAAATGGGTGGGGTCCCTGCGGATCCCAAGGCCGGCACAGGTACGGGTGGcaagaagaaaaagaaggGTAAGAAATGA
- a CDS encoding mitochondrial 54S ribosomal protein mL43, with amino-acid sequence MPLSAIKTVAKPQNGVGAFILPCKSITFHYCNWWGSSRGMNAFLKTSLPTFAKRNPQIEISVSPRPRHHPVIIANYINGAQRAICVRNLQNEGVREKAEMLRNSTGEKNRKLDGRPVKSLNESVRGIWSPFHGSKIKI; translated from the exons ATGCCTCTCTCGGCTATCAAGACGGTCGCAAAGCCTCAA AATGGCGTGGGCGCCTTTATCCTGCCCTGCAAATCCATAACCTTCCACTACTGCAACTGGTGGGGCTCCTCCCGGGGCATGAATGCCTTCCTCAAGACCTCGTTGCCTACATTCGCAAAGCGCAATCCTCAGATCGAAATCTCTGTCAGCCCGCGGCCAAGGCACCACCCCGTAATTATTGCAAACTACATCAACGGTGCACAACGGGCCATTTGTGTCAGGAACCTGCAAAACGAGGGTGTAAGGGAAAAGGCGGAAATGTTGAGGAATAGCACGGGAGAGAAGAATAGGAAGCTGGATGGACGGCCGGTGAAGAGTCTCAACGAGAGTGTTAGGGGTATCTGGAGTCCGTTCCACGGAAGCAAAATTAAGATATGA
- a CDS encoding CrcB, Integral membrane protein involved in chromosome condensation — protein sequence MVDMALGDDGRTQQRESHFNSQRSSHRSSRCLEDAPAEPQTTRSRTHSELRTLSSHFDLDDKTEYDRAESINSASSPAPNVPYTRQQRDRPDTAKRRDKSSIGRRISRSTTDSRIAGLREGEEPLASETWLNLYNETALPPNLPTPLRSPRPRGQRGLSDPTLRDASQVRRSRLSDRIFPSSSVSQLDITALPSMKPVKEDDYKEHYVRSHRTPEAQKASRLATELYTISYLIFFSIWGTLARLGLQALTFYPGAPVVFSELWANVAGTFVMGFLSEDRRLFAAEWGNNEATPEQPTDEPATRQAKARHGKTKKTIPLYIGLATGFCGSFTSFSSFMRDIFLALSNDLHTPLNHAYPANLPPPSIATTLPRNGGYSFLAICATIILTIATCFAALKVGSHLALALDPWTPTLRFRLTRRILDPIFVFLGAGIWLGAVVMATVPPHDTWRSQALFACVFAPPGAILRYYISLHMNPMSPAFPLGTFTVNVFGTAVLGMAFDLQHVQLSSTGLVGGGLVGCQILQGIMDGFCGCLTTVSTWIVELDALARGKAYVYGGGSVVAGLGLLLVVMGSVRWTLGWQDLVCLV from the coding sequence ATGGTTGATATGGCTTTGGGCGACGATGGCCGTACACAGCAGCGCGAGTCCCACTTCAACAGCCAGCGCTCCTCGCACCGCTCTTCGCGCTGCCTCGAGGATGCCCCGGCTGAGCCGCAGACGACGCGCTCACGAACACATAGCGAGCTGCGCACCCTTAGCAGCCATTTTGACCTGGACGACAAGACGGAATACGACCGTGCAGAGAGCATTAATTCAGCTTCGTCACCCGCCCCCAATGTCCCCTACACACGACAACAACGCGATCGACCAGACACGGCCAAGCGGCGCGACAAGAGCAGCATAGGCCGCCGGATATCGCGGAGCACAACAGATTCTCGCATTGCTGGACTaagagaaggagaagaacCACTGGCGTCGGAGACGTGGCTTAATTTATACAACGAAACTGCTTTACCGCCAAACCTCCCCACACCGCTGCGCTCACCGCGACCCAGAGGACAGAGAGGGCTGTCAGACCCAACACTTAGAGACGCTTCGCAGGTACGGCGCTCGCGCCTTTCAGACCGCATATTTCCGTCATCGTCGGTATCGCAACTCGACATTACCGCGCTACCCAGCATGAAGCCCGTCAAGGAAGACGACTACAAAGAACATTATGTGCGCTCCCATCGCACACCAGAGGCGCAGAAAGCTTCTCGACTGGCGACAGAACTCTATACCATATCATACCTAATCTTCTTCTCTATCTGGGGAACACTAGCTCGACTGGGCCTACAAGCCCTAACTTTTTACCCAGGCGCGCCAGTCGTCTTCTCAGAGCTCTGGGCAAACGTCGCCGGCACATTTGTAATGGGTTTCCTCTCCGAAGACCGCCGACTCTTCGCCGCGGAATGGGGTAACAACGAGGCCACCCCCGAGCAGCCAACCGACGAACCAGCCACACGTCAGGCCAAAGCGCGACATGGCAAGACCAAAAAGACGATTCCGCTATACATTGGTCTCGCAACCGGGTTTTGCGGCTCCTTCACCTCCTTCTCAAGCTTCATGCGCGACATCTTCCTCGCCCTATCAAACGACCTCCATACCCCCCTCAACCACGCTTACCCAGCCAACCTGCCCCCGCCCTCCATCGCCACCACACTTCCCCGAAACGGTGGATACTCCTTCCTCGCCATCTGCGCTACCATCATCTTAACAATCGCTACATGCTTCGCCGCACTTAAAGTAGGATCGCACCTCGCACTCGCCCTAGACCCATGGACACCTACCCTCCGCTTCCGCCTCACCCGCCGCATCCTCGACCCTATCTTCGTTTTTCTGGGCGCTGGCATCTGGCTCGGAGCCGTCGTCATGGCCACAGTACCTCCACACGACACGTGGCGCAGCCAGGCCCTCTTCGCCTGTGTTTTCGCTCCTCCAGGCGCTATACTACGCTACTACATCAGCCTGCACATGAACCCCATGTCGCCAGCTTTCCCCCTCGGAACCTTTACCGTGAATGTCTTCGGTACTGCTGTCCTCGGCATGGCGTTTGACCTCCAGCACGTGCAGCTTAGTAGCACGGGACTTGTGGGTGGGGGTCTGGTAGGTTGCCAGATTCTACAGGGTATCATGGATGGCTTTTGTGGCTGTCTTACTACCGTGTCGACGTGGATTGTTGAACTAGATGCCCTGGCCAGGGGCAAAGCCTATGTTTATGGGGGCGGCAGTGTGGTCGCTGGATTGGGCTTGTTGCTGGTGGTTATGGGGAGTGTGAGATGGACGCTTGGGTGGCAGGATTTGGTTTGTCTTGTTTGA
- a CDS encoding DUF1308 domain containing protein, whose product MPDSLSEDLGNLKLEAAAANDKTATSRAELEATIQSLVQRGQNLHSEVETYVSAVLEKQKVGKVQHPVEYRNLRNDMRNELAFLTKLAGSNMDEEKARHYIVSSNLLYYEALWSAAKRSSGLQGFRKYFFWARHTVPAGKSTSKGLSLAKGSQAKSKAKTAALVDIVAEEGMEWIRISTVSEKRLLFDLAKLGWMNDSDSDEDEDIPTVQPDDDEDDEDQVDVVRNARELARAACANPIRGRRPKVRFVLTRIESGKTPAIDMIINKIRATGAIVQCGGDIPPALPINEVLPQLLIDRSRALSETLNIDCTILLALISDISHNPCPILDWYPGEVRAQINEEAEEHLLPTHLYPAIGAHPMVCTREAADQMNLIVETLATDTEKSRANLLLGQGDCESKTSEELVAEWTSISDYPPPPGFVLPIKVESVNLDTITDGLPEVAKEIANQLGLLNKSIFLHGWARTLTTLSANRGRIRQIETLINEHGLKDGEAGPHIWLCGESRSLIAKHGRRK is encoded by the exons ATGCCAGACTCCCTGAGCGAAGACCTAGGAAATCTCAAATTGGAAGCCGCCGCTGCAAATGACAAAACTGCCACTTCGCGGGCCGAGCTCGAAGCCACCATACAGAGCTTAGTTCAACGCGGTCAGAATCTTCACTCTGAAGTAGAAACCTACGTCTCCGCCGTTCTCGAAAAGCAAAAAGTGGGAAAAGTCCAGCACCCCGTCGAATACCGGAATCTCCGCAATGACATGCGCAACGAGCTGGCCTTCCTCACAAAGCTAGCAGGATCCAATATGGACGAGGAAAAGGCTAGACACTATATTGTTTCATCTAACCTTCTCTATTACGAAGCATTATGGAGTGCAGCAAAACGTTCGTCGGGACTACAGGGCTTTCGAAAGTACTTCTTTTGGGCCCGACATACCGTGCCAGCTGGCAAAAGCACTTCCAAAGGACTCAGTCTGGCAAAGGGCAGTCAAGCCAAATCCAAGGCTAAGACTGCCGCCCTAGTCGACATTGTTGCTGAAGAAGGCATGGAATGGATCCGCATCTCTACGGTGTCTGAAAAGCGACTTCTCTTCGATCTGGCAAAGTTGGGCTGGATGAACGATTCTGACTCTGACGAAGATGAGGATATACCCACTGTACAGCCAGAtgacgacgaagatgacgaAGACCAAGTAGATGTTGTACGAAACGCGCGTGAACTCGCACGGGCAGCTTGTGCAAATCCTATACGAGGCCGCCGACCCAAAGTGCGCTTCGTACTAACGCGTATCGAATCTGGAAAAACACCGGCAATCGACATGATTATCAACAAAATCCGTGCAACGGGTGCTATCGTACAGTGTGGTGGTGACATCCCTCCAGCACTTCCCATCAACGAAGTCCTCCCGCAATTACTCATCGATCGGTCACGCGCTCTGTCTGAAACGCTGAACATCGATTGTACGATTTTGCTGGCACTCATCTCTGATATCTCGCATAACCCATGTCCGATACTGGACTGGTATCCTGGGGAGGTACGGGCACAGATCAACGAGGAGGCTGAAGAACATTTACTTCCAACACATCTGTATCCTGCTATTGGAGCTCATCCAATGGTATGCACACGCGAAGCGGCTGATCAGATGAATCTCATAGTAGAGACTCTGGCTACTGATACGGAGAAGTCGAGAGCGAATCTCCTACTTGGACAAGGCGACTGTGAGTCAAAGACTTCGGAAGAGCTGGTCGCAGAATGG ACAAGTATCTCCGATTATCCACCTCCCCCAGGCTTCGTACTACCCATAAAAGTCGAGTCCGTCAACCTAGACACCATCACCGACGGCCTTCCAGAAGTAGCAAAAGAAATCGCCAACCAACTAGGTCTCCTGAACAA ATCCATATTTCTCCACGGCTGGGCACGCACTCTTACTACTTTGAGCGCAAACCGCGGTCGTATCCGGCAAATTGAAACACTCATCAATGAGCACGGCTTGAAAGATGGAGAAGCTGGGCCGCATATCTGGCTGTGCGGTGAGTCGCGGAGTCTGATTGCGAAGCATGGGCGGCGGAAGTAG
- a CDS encoding TpiA, Triosephosphate isomerase, which produces MGRQFFVGGNFKMNGTMKSITDIVENLNKAQLDPNTEVVIAPPSLYLLPTRQQLRKEIEVASQNIFDKPNGAFTGEISVEQLKDSGVTWTLIGHSERRQILQETDDFVASKTKAAIDGGLGVILCCGESLEQREAGETVNVVTKQLKAVADKVKDWSKIVVAYEPIWAIGTGKVATTEQAQEVHAALREWLKKEISAEAAEKTRILYGGSVSEKNCKELAKQADIDGFLVGGASLKPAFVDIINSKQA; this is translated from the exons ATGGGTCGCCAGTTTTTCGTCGGTGGAAACTTCAAGAT GAACGGTACGATGAAATCGATCACCGACATCGTAGAGAATCTCAACAAGGCCCAGCTTGACCCCAACACAG AGGTCGTCATCGCACCCCCATCCCTGTACCTCCTCCCCACACGCCAGCAGCTCCGCAAGGAAATCGAAGTCGCCTCGCAAAACATCTTCGACAAGCCCAACGGTGCCTTTACTGGTGAGATCTCCGTCGAGCAACTCAAGGACAGCGGTGTCACCTGGACTCTTATCGGTCACTCCGAGCGCCGCCAAATCCTACAAGAGACCGACGACTTTGTTGCGAGCAAGACTAAGGCAGCTATCGACGGTGGTCTCGGTGTGATTCTGTGCTGCGGTGAGAGCCTCGAGCAGCGTGAGGCAGGTGAGACGGTCAACGTTGTCACCAAGCAGCTCAAGGCCGTTGCAGACAAGGTCAAGGACTGGAGCAAGATTGTCGTCGCCTACGAGCCTATCTG GGCCATCGGTACCGGCAAGGTCGCCACCACTGAACAAGCACAAGAAGTACACGCCGCTCTCCGTGAGTGGCTCAAGAAGGAAATCTCTGCTGAGGCGGCCGAGAAGACGCGCATCCTGTACGGAGGCAGTGTCTCGGAGAAGAACTGCAAGGAGCTGGCCAAGCAGGCCGACATTGATGGATTCCTTGTCGGTGGTGCTAGCTTGAAGCCTGCGTTTGTCGACATTATCAACAGCAAGCAGGCATGA
- a CDS encoding Upp, Uracil phosphoribosyltransferase, translating to MAIPKNAHVSTHPCLQAKLSQLRSASTGSKDAQMLVHELALMVGYEALGAALKTQQNGTDKSPLGYEYDTATTSPSPSSISLVPILRSGLSMVPALSSLLPTPVPIHHLGLYREKSTLQPVEYYNNLPYHTPHTSGASKPQPELAIIVDPIIATGATACAAIDTLKDWGVKRIIVCSILATEEGLQKACSEWEEGVEVWVGGCDKDVDDKGMIKPGLGDIGDRLFLTLGK from the exons ATGGCCATCCCAAAGAACGCCCACGTCTCGACACACCCTTGTCTCCAGGCGAAGCTGTCACAGCTCCGATCCGCGAGCACAGGGTCCAAGGATGCGCAGATGCTGGTGCACGAACTCGCCCTCATGGTCGGCTACGAGGCCTTGGGTGCAGCACTCAAGACACAGCAGAACGGCACG GACAAGTCCCCCCTCGGCTACGAGTACGACACGGCCACGacctccccctccccctcgTCCATCTCGCTCGTCCCCATCCTCCGCTCCGGCCTCTCCATGGTCCCGGCCCTCTCCTCGCTACTGCCCACGCCCGTCCCCATCCACCATCTAGGCCTATACCGCGAAAAGTCGACCCTACAACCCGTAGAGTACTACAACAACCTGCCCTACCATACGCCACACACATCCGGCGCTAGCAAGCCGCAACCCGAGCTGGCCATCATCGTCGACCCCATCATCGCCACGGGTGCGACGGCCTGCGCAGCCATTGACACGCTCAAGGACTGGGGCGTCAAGCGCATCATCGTGTGCAGCATCCTCGCCACCGAGGAGGGGCTGCAAAAGGCGTGTAGTGAGTGGGAGGAAGGCGTCGAGGTGTGGGTTGGTGGCTGTGACAAGGACGTGGATGACAAGGGTATGATCAAGCCCGGTCTTGGTGACATTGGAGACAGGCTCTTCTTGACGCTTGGGAAATGA